In the Theobroma cacao cultivar B97-61/B2 chromosome 1, Criollo_cocoa_genome_V2, whole genome shotgun sequence genome, one interval contains:
- the LOC18612262 gene encoding probable protein S-acyltransferase 19, producing MVRKHGWQLPAHTFQVVAITVFCLLVVAFYAFFAPFLGGRIWEYALVATYSLVALLVFILYVRCTAINPADPGIMSKFSGGTNKLDIKHGLSVKDLPRKFDEFGSGMHSSPSTVSRSSIAAPNSSKKGSVGDAATVDVPAQSATWKYCCIGGIFCALFVHEDCRKQDGAAEQGSEDALFCTLCNAEVRKFSKHCRSCDKCVDGFDHHCRWLNNCVGHKNYVTFISLMAISVVWLVMEAGVGIAVLVRCFVNKKGMETEIIDRLGNGFSRAPFATVVAVCTAVSILACVPLGELFFFHMILIRKGITTYEYVVAMRAMSEAPAGASVDEELPNMMYSPTGSATTGLSGGSSLGLQYKGAWCTPPRVFVDYQDEVVPHLEPGMVPSTVDPDAAGFAERGNKGPKRAVRISAWKLAKLDSNDAMRAAARARASSSVLRPVDNRRLADPELSSSGNMSIRSSVSTDTGANKEIKNDHRLSPFGNSFAPSQGSRDEYETGTQSVSSFSSPSHIHESVTLSPLPQTQGLGRLNTATSVPGIPDHTITSKAAFPAINNPITHASSGSDEKIMHKGGISDPLLLSAPAASLLRDVKRTSVVWDQEAGRYISVPVSATEARNRSSMQIGLPNSSGETSMQGRRVVFPPQESSLAAKAPVQQAEKLLYTGDSIFFGGPLLSVPVRDSLRNDKGLGSREAQERVALNLPRESRFKRDSVSNQLPVFVPGGFEHNSASHSGLK from the exons ATGGTGAGGAAACATGGATGGCAACTACCTGCTCACACCTTTCAG GTTGTTGCTATTACTGTGTTCTGCTTGTTAGTGGTTGCGTTTTATGCTTTCTTTGCTCCTTTCCTTGGAGGGCGCATCTGGGAATATGCTCTGGTTGCAACTTACTCACTGGTG GCACTCCTTGTTTTTATTCTCTATGTCCGGTGTACTGCAATTAACCCTGCTGATCCTGGCATCATGTCAAAATTCAGCGGTGGAACAAACAAACTTGATATAAAGCATGGGTTATCAGTGAAGGATTTACCCagaaaatttgatgaatttgGTAGTGGGATGCATTCATCCCCATCAACAGTTTCCAGAAGTTCCATAGCAGCACCAAACTCAAGTAAGAAAGGTTCAGTGGGGGATGCTGCAACAGTAGATGTTCCAGCACAGTCTGCAACCTGGAAATATTGTTGTATTGGAGGAATTTTTTGTGCCTTATTTGTTCATGAAGATTGCCGCAAACAGGATGGGGCTGCTGAGCAAGGCAGTGAAGATGCTTTGTTCTGCACCTTGTGTAATGCTGAG GTGCGCAAGTTTAGTAAGCATTGTAGAAGTTGTGATAAATGTGTAGATGGTTTTGATCATCACTGCCGG TGGCTAAACAATTGTGTAGGACACAAAAATTATGTGACATTTATCTCTCTCATGGCCATCAGTGTTGTTTGG CTTGTTATGGAAGCTGGGGTTGGTATTGCTGTTCTTGTTCGTTGCTTTGTTAACAAGAAAGGCATGGAGACTGAGATTATTGATAGGCTTGGAAATGGTTTTTCTCGTGCCCCATTTGCAACAGTTGTG gCTGTATGTACTGCAGTTTCTATCCTCGCTTGTGTACCACTGGgtgaacttttctttttccacatGATACTGATCAGAAAG GGTATAACAACCTATGAGTATGTTGTGGCAATGAGAGCAATGAGTGAGGCACCGGCTGGAGCATCAGTGGATGAGGAACTGCCAAATATGATGTATTCTCCAACTGGATCAGCTACAACTGGCTTGAGTGGTGGAAGTTCTCTGGGCCTTCAGTACAAGGGTGCATGGTGTACCCCTCCTAGAGTTTTTGTAGATTATCAG GACGAAGTTGTGCCTCATTTGGAGCCTGGAATGGTCCCATCTACTGTTGATCCGGATGCAGCTGGTTTTGCAGAAAGAGGGAACAAGGGACCCAAAAGGGCCGTTCGTATTAGTGCGTGGAAGCTTGCAAAGTTGGATTCTAATGATGCCATGAGGGCAGCGGCCAGAGCAAGAGCATCTTCTTCTGTTCTACGGCCTGTTGACAACCGTCGTTTAGCAGATCCTGAACTTAGTTCCAGTGGCAACATGAGCATTAGAAGTAGCGTTAGCACAGATACAGGTGCAAATAAAGAGATAAAGAATGACCATAGATTATCTCCATTTGGAAACTCTTTTGCTCCAAGTCAAGGTAGCCGTGATGAGTATGAAACAGGAACCCAAAGTGTAAGTAGCTTCAGCAGTCCAAGCCACATTCATGAGTCAGTCACACTTAGCCCTCTGCCACAAACTCAAGGTTTGGGTCGTCTTAATACAGCTACCTCAGTTCCTGGCATTCCTGATCATACCATAACGTCTAAGGCAGCTTTTCCTGCTATCAACAATCCCATCACACATGCGTCATCAGGATCTGATGAAAAGATAATGCATAAGGGTGGAATTAGTGATCCATTGTTGCTTTCAGCCCCTGCTGCTTCTCTTCTTCGAGATGTCAAAAGGACATCTGTTGTCTGGGATCAAGAAGCTGGTAGGTACATATCAGTCCCTGTCTCAGCAACAGAAGCTCGGAATAGATCATCCATGCAAATAGGCTTGCCAAATTCTAGTGGAGAAACTAGTATGCAGGGTAGAAGGGTGGTTTTCCCACCACAGGAGTCTTCTTTGGCAGCAAAGGCTCCAGTGCAACAGGCAGAGAAGCTATTATATACAGGAGACTCTATTTTCTTTGGTGGCCCACTTTTGAGTGTTCCAGTTAGAGATAGTTTGAGAAATGATAAGGGTTTGGGTTCAAGGGAGGCTCAAGAAAGAGTAGCTCTAAACTTGCCTCGAGAGTCTAGATTCAAAAGGGATTCGGTCTCAAACCAACTTCCTGTGTTTGTCCCTGGGGGTTTCGAGCACAACTCTGCATCGCATTCTGGTTTAAAGTAG
- the LOC18612261 gene encoding gamma aminobutyrate transaminase 3, chloroplastic isoform X1, whose product MVPNSFLRSTLKLQLGSYIKNAAAYRSFMDQSPKGPLLARLYSTEPSLQKEDSDLKDGNGFKGHDMLAPFTAGWQTTDLHPLVIEKSEGSYVYDVNGRKYLDTLAGLWCTALGGNEARLVAAATDQLNKLPFYHSFWNRTTKPSLDLAKELLGTFTARKMAKVFFTNSGSEANDTQVKLVWYYNNALGRPNKKKFIARAKSYHGSTLISASLSGLPALHQKFDLPAPFVLHTDCPHYWRYHLPGETEEEFSTRLANNLENLILKEGPETIAAFIAEPVMGAGGVILPPATYFEKIQAVVKKYDILFIADEVICAFGRLGTMFGCDKYNIKPDLVSLAKALSSAYMPIGAVMVSPEVSAVIYSQSNKLGSFSHGFTYSGHPVSCAVAIEALKLYKERNIVEKVKRISPRFQDGLKSFSDSPIVGEIRGTGLILGTEFTDSKSPNDPFPPEWGIGAYFGAQCEKHGMLVRVAGDNIMMSPSFIITPEEVDELISKYGKALKATEERVKELKSQQKKQ is encoded by the exons atggtgCCCAACAGTTTCCTTCGATCAACTCTCAAACTCCAG CTTGgttcatatataaaaaatgctGCTGCATACAGAAGTTTCATGGACCAATCACCTAAGGGTCCATTACTGGCCAGATTATATAGTACAGAGCCATCTTTGCAGAAGGAAGATTCAGATTTGAAGGATGGTAATGG GTTTAAGGGGCATGATATGCTGGCCCCATTCACAGCTGGGTGGCAGACCACTGACTTGCATCCTCTGGTTATTGAAAAGTCTGAG GGTAGCTATGTTTATGATGTCAATGGGAGAAAGTATCTGGATACTCTGGCTGGTCTATGGTGTACAGCATTAG GGGGAAATGAAGCTCGACTTGTGGCTGCAGCAACTGATCAATTGAATAAATTGCCATTTTATCATTCCTTTTGGAATCGTACCACAAAACCATCACTG GATCTTGCAAAGGAACTTCTTGGAACTTTTACTGCAAGGAAAATGGCAAAAGTCTTCTTTACAAACAGTGGATCTGAAGCAAATGATACTCAG GTGAAGCTCGTTTGGTATTATAATAATGCACTTGGAAGACCaaataagaagaaatttaTTGCTCGGGCAAAATC ATACCACGGTTCAACTTTGATATCGGCTAGTCTTTCTGG ACTTCCTGCTCTACATCAAAAGTTTGACCTGCCAGCACCATTTGTGTTGCACACTGACTGCCCTCATTATTGGCGCTATCATCTACCAG GTGAGACGGAGGAGGAGTTCTCAACCAGATTAGCCAATAATTTAGAGAATCTTATTCTGAAAGAGGGTCCAGAGACG ATTGCTGCATTTATTGCTGAGCCAGTGATGGGGGCAGGAGGTGTTATACTTCCTCCTGCTACTTATTTTGAAAAG ATACAAGCTGTTGTAAAAAAATACGACATACTTTTTATTGCAGATGAG gttatttgtgcttttggaAGGCTTGGGACAATGTTTGGATGTGACAAGTACAATATTAAACCAGATCTTGTTTCATTAGCAAAG GCCCTTTCTTCAGCATATATGCCCATTGGTGCAGTCATGGTGAGCCCTGAAGTTTCAGCAGTCATTTATTCTCAAAGCAACAAACTTG GTTCTTTCTCTCATGGATTCACCTACTCTGGGCACCCTGTATCCTGTGCTGTCGCAATTGAAGCACTGAAGCTCTACAA GGAGAGAAATATTGTTGAGAAAGTGAAGCGTATTTCTCCAAGGTTTCAAGATGGTCTCAAATCCTTTTCTGATAGTCCTATTGTTGGAGAG ATCCGAGGTACTGGCTTAATTCTTGGTACAGAGTTTACGGACAGCAAGTCACCTAACGATCCATTCCCTCCTGAATGGG GAATTGGTGCATATTTTGGAGCACAATGTGAGAAGCATGGAATGCTAGTACGTGTTGCAGGTGACAACATAATGATGTCTCCATCCTTTATAATTACTCCTGAAGAGGTTGATGAA TTAATAAGCAAATATGGGAAAGCATTGAAGGCAACTGAAGAGAGGGTGAAGGAACTCAAGTCCCAGCAGAAGAAACAGTGA
- the LOC18612261 gene encoding gamma aminobutyrate transaminase 3, chloroplastic isoform X3, with protein sequence MPILHVQSTFMWGNEARLVAAATDQLNKLPFYHSFWNRTTKPSLDLAKELLGTFTARKMAKVFFTNSGSEANDTQVKLVWYYNNALGRPNKKKFIARAKSYHGSTLISASLSGLPALHQKFDLPAPFVLHTDCPHYWRYHLPGETEEEFSTRLANNLENLILKEGPETIAAFIAEPVMGAGGVILPPATYFEKIQAVVKKYDILFIADEVICAFGRLGTMFGCDKYNIKPDLVSLAKALSSAYMPIGAVMVSPEVSAVIYSQSNKLGSFSHGFTYSGHPVSCAVAIEALKLYKERNIVEKVKRISPRFQDGLKSFSDSPIVGEIRGTGLILGTEFTDSKSPNDPFPPEWGIGAYFGAQCEKHGMLVRVAGDNIMMSPSFIITPEEVDELISKYGKALKATEERVKELKSQQKKQ encoded by the exons ATGCCTATTCTACACGTCCAGTCCACCTTCATGT GGGGAAATGAAGCTCGACTTGTGGCTGCAGCAACTGATCAATTGAATAAATTGCCATTTTATCATTCCTTTTGGAATCGTACCACAAAACCATCACTG GATCTTGCAAAGGAACTTCTTGGAACTTTTACTGCAAGGAAAATGGCAAAAGTCTTCTTTACAAACAGTGGATCTGAAGCAAATGATACTCAG GTGAAGCTCGTTTGGTATTATAATAATGCACTTGGAAGACCaaataagaagaaatttaTTGCTCGGGCAAAATC ATACCACGGTTCAACTTTGATATCGGCTAGTCTTTCTGG ACTTCCTGCTCTACATCAAAAGTTTGACCTGCCAGCACCATTTGTGTTGCACACTGACTGCCCTCATTATTGGCGCTATCATCTACCAG GTGAGACGGAGGAGGAGTTCTCAACCAGATTAGCCAATAATTTAGAGAATCTTATTCTGAAAGAGGGTCCAGAGACG ATTGCTGCATTTATTGCTGAGCCAGTGATGGGGGCAGGAGGTGTTATACTTCCTCCTGCTACTTATTTTGAAAAG ATACAAGCTGTTGTAAAAAAATACGACATACTTTTTATTGCAGATGAG gttatttgtgcttttggaAGGCTTGGGACAATGTTTGGATGTGACAAGTACAATATTAAACCAGATCTTGTTTCATTAGCAAAG GCCCTTTCTTCAGCATATATGCCCATTGGTGCAGTCATGGTGAGCCCTGAAGTTTCAGCAGTCATTTATTCTCAAAGCAACAAACTTG GTTCTTTCTCTCATGGATTCACCTACTCTGGGCACCCTGTATCCTGTGCTGTCGCAATTGAAGCACTGAAGCTCTACAA GGAGAGAAATATTGTTGAGAAAGTGAAGCGTATTTCTCCAAGGTTTCAAGATGGTCTCAAATCCTTTTCTGATAGTCCTATTGTTGGAGAG ATCCGAGGTACTGGCTTAATTCTTGGTACAGAGTTTACGGACAGCAAGTCACCTAACGATCCATTCCCTCCTGAATGGG GAATTGGTGCATATTTTGGAGCACAATGTGAGAAGCATGGAATGCTAGTACGTGTTGCAGGTGACAACATAATGATGTCTCCATCCTTTATAATTACTCCTGAAGAGGTTGATGAA TTAATAAGCAAATATGGGAAAGCATTGAAGGCAACTGAAGAGAGGGTGAAGGAACTCAAGTCCCAGCAGAAGAAACAGTGA
- the LOC18612260 gene encoding uncharacterized protein LOC18612260 — MDGVTQVVFPVLGIVAAAAVTFYAVSFAEMREKSFRELEDSENEDGGFDSSRSSRKRRARRKAEKDAKS, encoded by the exons ATGGATGGAGTGACGCAAGTAGTTTTTCCAGTGCTGGGAATCGTTGCAGCAGCAGCTGTTACCTTTTATGCCGTTAGCTTTGCTGAGATGAGAGAG AAATCGTTTAGAGAGTTAGAAGATTCAGAGAATGAAGATGGAGGATTTGATTCTTCTCGAAGCTCCAGGAAAAGGCGTGCAAGAAGAAAAGCAGAGAAAGATGCCAAAAGTTGA
- the LOC18612261 gene encoding gamma aminobutyrate transaminase 3, chloroplastic isoform X2 translates to MGSSQKLGSYIKNAAAYRSFMDQSPKGPLLARLYSTEPSLQKEDSDLKDGNGFKGHDMLAPFTAGWQTTDLHPLVIEKSEGSYVYDVNGRKYLDTLAGLWCTALGGNEARLVAAATDQLNKLPFYHSFWNRTTKPSLDLAKELLGTFTARKMAKVFFTNSGSEANDTQVKLVWYYNNALGRPNKKKFIARAKSYHGSTLISASLSGLPALHQKFDLPAPFVLHTDCPHYWRYHLPGETEEEFSTRLANNLENLILKEGPETIAAFIAEPVMGAGGVILPPATYFEKIQAVVKKYDILFIADEVICAFGRLGTMFGCDKYNIKPDLVSLAKALSSAYMPIGAVMVSPEVSAVIYSQSNKLGSFSHGFTYSGHPVSCAVAIEALKLYKERNIVEKVKRISPRFQDGLKSFSDSPIVGEIRGTGLILGTEFTDSKSPNDPFPPEWGIGAYFGAQCEKHGMLVRVAGDNIMMSPSFIITPEEVDELISKYGKALKATEERVKELKSQQKKQ, encoded by the exons ATGGGGTCTAGCCAAAAG CTTGgttcatatataaaaaatgctGCTGCATACAGAAGTTTCATGGACCAATCACCTAAGGGTCCATTACTGGCCAGATTATATAGTACAGAGCCATCTTTGCAGAAGGAAGATTCAGATTTGAAGGATGGTAATGG GTTTAAGGGGCATGATATGCTGGCCCCATTCACAGCTGGGTGGCAGACCACTGACTTGCATCCTCTGGTTATTGAAAAGTCTGAG GGTAGCTATGTTTATGATGTCAATGGGAGAAAGTATCTGGATACTCTGGCTGGTCTATGGTGTACAGCATTAG GGGGAAATGAAGCTCGACTTGTGGCTGCAGCAACTGATCAATTGAATAAATTGCCATTTTATCATTCCTTTTGGAATCGTACCACAAAACCATCACTG GATCTTGCAAAGGAACTTCTTGGAACTTTTACTGCAAGGAAAATGGCAAAAGTCTTCTTTACAAACAGTGGATCTGAAGCAAATGATACTCAG GTGAAGCTCGTTTGGTATTATAATAATGCACTTGGAAGACCaaataagaagaaatttaTTGCTCGGGCAAAATC ATACCACGGTTCAACTTTGATATCGGCTAGTCTTTCTGG ACTTCCTGCTCTACATCAAAAGTTTGACCTGCCAGCACCATTTGTGTTGCACACTGACTGCCCTCATTATTGGCGCTATCATCTACCAG GTGAGACGGAGGAGGAGTTCTCAACCAGATTAGCCAATAATTTAGAGAATCTTATTCTGAAAGAGGGTCCAGAGACG ATTGCTGCATTTATTGCTGAGCCAGTGATGGGGGCAGGAGGTGTTATACTTCCTCCTGCTACTTATTTTGAAAAG ATACAAGCTGTTGTAAAAAAATACGACATACTTTTTATTGCAGATGAG gttatttgtgcttttggaAGGCTTGGGACAATGTTTGGATGTGACAAGTACAATATTAAACCAGATCTTGTTTCATTAGCAAAG GCCCTTTCTTCAGCATATATGCCCATTGGTGCAGTCATGGTGAGCCCTGAAGTTTCAGCAGTCATTTATTCTCAAAGCAACAAACTTG GTTCTTTCTCTCATGGATTCACCTACTCTGGGCACCCTGTATCCTGTGCTGTCGCAATTGAAGCACTGAAGCTCTACAA GGAGAGAAATATTGTTGAGAAAGTGAAGCGTATTTCTCCAAGGTTTCAAGATGGTCTCAAATCCTTTTCTGATAGTCCTATTGTTGGAGAG ATCCGAGGTACTGGCTTAATTCTTGGTACAGAGTTTACGGACAGCAAGTCACCTAACGATCCATTCCCTCCTGAATGGG GAATTGGTGCATATTTTGGAGCACAATGTGAGAAGCATGGAATGCTAGTACGTGTTGCAGGTGACAACATAATGATGTCTCCATCCTTTATAATTACTCCTGAAGAGGTTGATGAA TTAATAAGCAAATATGGGAAAGCATTGAAGGCAACTGAAGAGAGGGTGAAGGAACTCAAGTCCCAGCAGAAGAAACAGTGA